One window of the Benincasa hispida cultivar B227 chromosome 3, ASM972705v1, whole genome shotgun sequence genome contains the following:
- the LOC120073309 gene encoding uncharacterized protein LOC120073309 yields the protein MSLAFQSLSLTSPSPSPPPSTLCFSTFFSRNPCLSLRFAPSRFPNTLHFQILEHKFRSPFNFGSINAHQFCPRVSTSGGVGRKHGGDGDFDIDSLLSAAELFCLVTSLIGSVGFALNWAKARSKSVFLAVFGDGIFVGAILFLVAGVAIGAWIRRRQWNRIFRETAKGVLGVNLMEKTNRLEEDLRSSATLIRVLSRQLEKLGIRFRVTRKALKKPVEETAALAQKTSEATRALAVRGDILEKELAEIQKVLLAMQEQQQKQLELILAIGKSGKMWESRQEHSGGGQSSIGRHDLIDERLNQKEVQDV from the exons ATGTCGCTTGCTTTCCAATCCCTTTCACTCACTTCACCTTCTCCTTCCCCTCCCCCTTCAACCTTGTGCTTTTCCACATTCTTTTCCAGGAATCCCTGCTTGTCTCTTCGATTCGCTCCTAGCCGTTTCCCAAACACCCTGCATTTCCAAATTCTCGAACACAAGTTTCGAAgcccctttaattttggttccATCAATGCTCATCAGTTCTGTCCTCGAGTTTCTACATCTGGAGGAGTAGGCCGGAAACACGGTGGTGATGGTGATTTCGATATCGATTCCTTACTTTCAGCTGCCGAGTTGTTTTGCCTCGTTACGTCATTGATTGGTTCTGTTGGTTTTGCTCTGAATTGGGCGAAAGCCAGGTCTAAGAGCGTGTTCTTGGCGGTGTTCGGTGACGGGATTTTCGTTGGCGCAATTTTGTTTCTGGTAGCTGGGGTTGCAATTGGTGCTTGGATTCGTAGGCGGCAGTGGAATCGAATTTTTCGAGAGACAGCGAAGGGTGTGTTAGGGGTGAATTTGATGGAAAAGACTAACAGGCTGGAGGAGGATTTGAGGAGCTCGGCAACGCTTATCCGAGTCTTGTCGAGGCAGCTGGAGAAGCTAGGGATTAGGTTTAGAGTTACTCGAAAGGCTCTGAAGAAGCCCGTCGAGGAG ACTGCAGCTTTAGCTCAAAAAACTTCTGAGGCCACTCGAGCATTAGCAGTTCGGGGAGATATTTTGGAGAAGGAGCTTGCTGAAATCCAGAAGGTCTTATTGGCTATGCAG GAACAACAACAAAAGCAACTTGAGTTGATTCTAGCAATAGGGAAGTCAGGAAAGATGTGGGAAAGCAGACAGGAGCATAGTGGAGGAGGACAAAGTTCTATTGGGAGGCATGATCTGATTGACGAACGCTTAAATCAAAAGGAAGTCCAGGATGTTTGA